The nucleotide window AAGGAAGGAGAAGGGCTAGGTTTCAGGAGTACAGGGTGGTAAcagtctggggctgggggtgacTCCACAGCTGAAAATCAGGGCTCATCTTTTcctccaaatctctctctcttgctttaGCTCTTCAGCACCTGTTGCCTTCACTAGcagcttttcctcctcctcttccctacACTCCCCAGAACCAAAGAATGTGAAGGGGGTCCATGGAGGTGAGTGGAAGCTCTAGCTTGAACCTGCAAATCCCTACAACGATATTCCCTACCCTCTCTTccttacctctctctctctctctgacctcccATTATTACAAGTTATCTCCTGGTCCCAACAGCTCACTTCCCACTCATTCCCCATTTTGCCCGAAGTGAGTGGGAAGGGCACACCATTCCTGGTTCAGGCTCCTGATTCTTCTGGTCCTCCATGCCCTTGCTTCCCCTACagctctcccttccccacccgtTGCTCTGTTCACATCTTTCTACACAGGGCTCACGTCCCCGCGCCCCTGGCGGCCACTTAGCGCCGTCGCCTCCGGCCTTCGACGGCGAACTGGATCTGCAGCGCTACTCCAACGGGCCAGGCGTGAGCGCCGGTTCTCCAGGGATGGGTGCAGTGGGCTGGTCTGAGAGTCGTGCCGGTGAACGGCGCTTCCCTTGCCCTGTATGTGGGAAGCGCTTCCGCTTCAACTCCATCCTGGCCTTGCACCTGCGGGCGCACCCAGGCGCCCAGGCCTTCCAGTGTCCGCATTGCGGCCACCGCGCTACCCAGCGGGCCCTGCTGCGCTCGCACCTGCGCACGCACCAGCCGGACCGCCCGCGAAGCCCTGCCGCGCGTCTGTTGCTGGAGTTGGAGGAGCGCGCGCTACTGCGCGAAGCCCGGCTAGGGAGAGCCCGAAGCTTAGGCGGCATGCAGGCTACCCCTACCACGGAGGGAGTAGCGCGGCCCCAGGCTCCGTCGACGTCCGCCTTCCGTTGCCCCTTCTGCAAAGGCAAGTTTCGCACCGCAGCGGAGCGGGAACGCCACCTGCACATCCTGCACAGGCCCTGGAAGTGCAGCCTGTGCAGTTTCggtgccagccaggaggaggAGCTGCTGCACCACAGCCTGACGGCCCACGGAGCTCCTGAGCACCCCCTAGCGGCCACTTCGGCTGCTCCCCATCCTCAGCCACCACCCCAACCTGAACCTAGATCCGTTCCGGAGCCTGAGCCGGAGCCTGAACGTGAGGCAACCCCTGCTCCTGCGCCTGCAGCTCCCGAGGAGCCCCCTGCACCTCCGGAGTTCCGCTGTCAAGTGTGTGGCCAGAGCTTTACTCAGTCCTGGTTTCTCAAGGGCCATATGCGCAAGCACAAGGCCTCCTTCGATCACGCGTGTCCCGTGTGTGGCCGCTGCttcaaggagccctggttccttaAGAACCACATGAAGGTGCACACTAGCAAGCTGGGCCCACTGCGTGCCCCGGGGCCTGGTTCTGGGCCTGCCCGTGCCCCCCAGCCTCCTGACCTAGGCCTACTGGCCTATGAGCCACTGGGCCCCGCTCTCCTCTTGGCCCCAGCACCTACCCCGGCTGAGCACCGGGAACCACCAAGCCTCCTGGGCTACCTGAGCCTGCGAGCTGGCGAGGCCCGGCCCAATGGTGAGGGCGCTGAGCCTGGGGCTGGTCGCAGCTTTGGAAGCTTCCGCCCACTGCCGTCTGCAATCCCGGGTCGGGCTCGCCGGCACCGCTCCGAGGATCCGGATGACGAAGAGGAGGTggtggaggcggaggaggagaCCTGGGCCCGGGGCAGAGCACTGGGTTCTCTGGCTTCACTGCATCCGCGGCCAGGCGAAGGACCAGGGCATTCTGCGACTGCTGCTGGGTCCCAGGCAAGGTCCACCGCCACGCAGGGTATGTAGGGGTTTCCTTTCTTCAAGGTTTCTGCATCCTGGGCCCAGGGTAACACCGCCACTactttcttcccccaccccccgcccctctTCAAAAGGGCTTGTGTCTTATTTCTTGCTGTATACCCTCTGGAGGCTTTACCGCCTAACAAGGGCAGGCTCAACTCCCAACAAATCCAACCCTTCAGAGTCCTCCAAGCATACTGTTTCTCCTGGGCCCAGAGGGAAAGGAATCCTAAGAAGTGGATGTGGGGGTGCATGACACTGATAGGATTGGGGCCAAAGGCCCCTCTGACTTCCCTTAATGTGTGTATTGCAGAAGAAAATGGGCTGTTAGTTGGAGGGACCCGGCCTGAAGGGGGTCGGGGGGCCACCGGCAAGGATTGCCCCTTCTGTGGGAAATCTTTCCGCTCAGCGCATCACCTCAAAGTGCACTTGCGAGTGCACACAGGTGAGGGGGGCAGCCTGGGATGGGGAGGAAATGGGGCATGGGGAAGAAGAGAGGTGAGAGAG belongs to Manis pentadactyla isolate mManPen7 chromosome 11, mManPen7.hap1, whole genome shotgun sequence and includes:
- the ZNF219 gene encoding zinc finger protein 219, which produces MEGSRPRAPGGHLAPSPPAFDGELDLQRYSNGPGVSAGSPGMGAVGWSESRAGERRFPCPVCGKRFRFNSILALHLRAHPGAQAFQCPHCGHRATQRALLRSHLRTHQPDRPRSPAARLLLELEERALLREARLGRARSLGGMQATPTTEGVARPQAPSTSAFRCPFCKGKFRTAAERERHLHILHRPWKCSLCSFGASQEEELLHHSLTAHGAPEHPLAATSAAPHPQPPPQPEPRSVPEPEPEPEREATPAPAPAAPEEPPAPPEFRCQVCGQSFTQSWFLKGHMRKHKASFDHACPVCGRCFKEPWFLKNHMKVHTSKLGPLRAPGPGSGPARAPQPPDLGLLAYEPLGPALLLAPAPTPAEHREPPSLLGYLSLRAGEARPNGEGAEPGAGRSFGSFRPLPSAIPGRARRHRSEDPDDEEEVVEAEEETWARGRALGSLASLHPRPGEGPGHSATAAGSQARSTATQEENGLLVGGTRPEGGRGATGKDCPFCGKSFRSAHHLKVHLRVHTGERPYKCPHCDYAGTQSGSLKYHLQRHHREQRSGAGPGPPPEPPPPSHRGSAQSSGAKSASQTATWVEGAESPRPPSSGAAPGSRRKPASPGRTLRNGRGGEAEPLDLSLRAGPGGEAGPGGALHRCLFCPFATGAPELMALHLQVHHSRRARGRRPPQADASPPYARALSGETPPSPLQEGEEGPGLSRSAEAGLGGQER